One window from the genome of Malus domestica chromosome 01, GDT2T_hap1 encodes:
- the LOC103417604 gene encoding receptor-like protein EIX2 isoform X2, whose product MENDGIRCLKKLFHTSIVVLLFLQCFNPSLSSGFYNVSFGFGAIGHRVVTRCIESEGEALLSFKQGLIDDYNLLSSWGREEHKQDCCKWLGIHCSNRTNHVAQLDLGWNHMNEVYSLQQKEQQEYPEYYFQGISDILPSWFWERLSHAREIGYVDLSNNQIRGTIPNSQINFVCFSRQLNLSWNQLEGQVPPFLLKASSSLFLSHNKFSGLFSFLLPVNASHLRLLDLSSNHLHGELPDCWTHFKNLLILDLSDNRFFGRLPTTMGSLLSIQTLNLNNNGFVGELPSSLENCTSLMVFDVGENKLSGLIPKWLGVGLPNLTILILRSNHFYGSIPSQLCNMGSIQILDFSMNNISGSIPKCLNSLTNLALRGSSSLTISHYYNVSSSGLAFLYDDEASLIWKGIMSKYKSTLGLVKSIHLSSNRLTGEIPSEITDLVGLVFLNLSRNNLTGQITPKIGKLQSLDLLDLSNNQIHGTIPTSLFGISGLGKLDLSNNHLSGKIPMGSQLQTYEPSVFAGNPLLCGIPLQTCFPEETTPAEQPVVKNQDEDNDGFITTGFYVSLGLGFVVGFWGVCGSLILTGHGDTHTSSS is encoded by the exons ATGGAGAATGACGGAATCAGGTGCTTGAAGAAACTCTTTCACACTTCCATTGTGGTTCTACTTTTTCTACAATGTTTCAACCCTTCCCTATCCTCTGGATTCTATAATGTTTCTTTCGGTTTCGGAGCAATTGGCCACCGGGTGGTGACGAGGTGCATAGAGAGTGAAGGGGAAGCACTCCTTTCTTTCAAACAAGGTCTGATTGATGACTACAATCTCCTCTCCTCCTGGGGAAGAGAAGAACACAAGCAAGATTGTTGCAAATGGCTTGGCATCCACTGCAGCAACCGAACCAACCATGTTGCTCAACTTGATCTTGGATGGAATCATATGAATGAAGTTTACTCACTTCAACAGAAAGAACAGCAGGAGTATCCCGAATATTACTTTCAAG GAATTTCTGATATCCTTCCAAGTTGGTTTTGGGAAAGGCTGTCTCATGCTCGTGAAATTGGTTATGTAGATCTCTCCAACAACCAAATCAGAGGAACAATTCCAAACTCGCAAATCAATTTTGTATGTTTCTCTCGTCAACTAAATTTGAGTTGGAACCAATTGGAAGGTCAAGTCCCTCCTTTCCTATTGAAAGCCTCGTCATCCCTCTTTCTCTCCCACAATAAATTTTCAGGGttgttttctttcttgcttCCAGTTAACGCAAGTCATTTAAGATTGCTTGATCTCTCGAGCAACCATTTACATGGAGAACTTCCCGATTGCTGGACTCATTTCAAAAATCTTTTAATTCTTGATTTGAGTGACAACCGTTTTTTTGGGAGACTTCCTACCACAATGGGCTCTTTATTATCAATTCAAACATTGAACCTAAACAATAATGGATTTGTGGGAGAATTGCCTTCATCTTTGGAGAACTGTACAAGTCTCATGGTTTTTGATGTTGGAGAAAATAAATTATCAGGTTTGATACCTAAATGGTTAGGGGTTGGACTTCCAAATTTGACTATCCTTATCCTCCGTTCTAATCACTTCTATGGAAGCATTCCATCACAGTTGTGTAATATGGGAAGCATTCAAATTTTGGATTTCTCGATGAATAACATCTCCGGAAGTATACCCAAATGTCTCAACAGTTTGACTAATTTGGCTCTAAGAGGAAGTTCAAGTCTAACTATCAGTCATTACTATAATGTATCCTCGAGTGGTCTCGCTTTTCTGTATGACGACGAGGCATCCTTGATATGGAAAGGCATAATGTCCAAATACAAAAGTACTTTGGGGCTTGTAAAGAGTATTCATCTATCAAGTAACCGATTAACGGGGGAGATTCCTAGTGAAATCACTGATCTTGTGGGGTTAGTTTTTTTAAACCTGTCAAGAAACAACTTAACAGGTCAAATAACTCCAAAAATCGGGAAGTTGCAATCTTtagatttgcttgatttgtcAAACAACCAAATACATGGTACAATTCCAACAAGTCTTTTCGGAATATCTGGCCTTGGTAAGTTGGACTTGTCCAACAACCACCTGTCTGGAAAAATTCCCATGGGGTCTCAGCTTCAAACCTATGAGCCCTCTGTTTTTGCGGGAAATCCTCTCCTTTGTGGAATTCCACTTCAGACGTGTTTTCCTGAGGAAACAACGCCGGCAGAGCAACCAGTGGTTAAGAATCAAGATGAAGATAATGACGGGTTTATAACAACTGGATTTTACGTGAGTTTGGGGCTTGGATTTGTCGTTGGATTCTGGGGAGTTTGTGGGAGTTTGATATTGACAGGTCATGGAGATACACATACTTCAAGCTCTTGA
- the LOC103417604 gene encoding receptor-like protein EIX2 isoform X1, with translation MENDGIRCLKKLFHTSIVVLLFLQCFNPSLSSGFYNVSFGFGAIGHRVVTRCIESEGEALLSFKQGLIDDYNLLSSWGREEHKQDCCKWLGIHCSNRTNHVAQLDLGWNHMNEVYSLQQKEQQEYPEYYFQGKMMSPKLIELKHLKYLDFSSVNFTGTQLPDFIGSLSNLRHLGLWDASFGGRIPTQIGNLTHLQYLDLRSNHFANIENLNSWLPRLSSLIYLDLSFNNLSNVPDWLEIVSKLPKLTNLSLSSCSLPSPLIHSSTLFNINSSKSLAHVDLSYNQLTSSSIFLWLSKYNASLVHLDLKYNNFANVENLNSWLPHLSALTYLDLSYSNLSNVPDWMEAVNKHPKLTNLSLSNCGLPSPLIHSSTLFNINSSKSLAHVDLSYNQLTSSIFLWLSKYNSSLVHLDLSYNQLTGLFPDVIGNMSSLAYLDLSSNQFEGVISESHFSGLSRLRSLYLSSTSLTLNFHSKWVPPFQLDYIILGSCKMGPHFPNWLQTQKSYWSLDISNAGISDILPSWFWERLSHAREIGYVDLSNNQIRGTIPNSQINFVCFSRQLNLSWNQLEGQVPPFLLKASSSLFLSHNKFSGLFSFLLPVNASHLRLLDLSSNHLHGELPDCWTHFKNLLILDLSDNRFFGRLPTTMGSLLSIQTLNLNNNGFVGELPSSLENCTSLMVFDVGENKLSGLIPKWLGVGLPNLTILILRSNHFYGSIPSQLCNMGSIQILDFSMNNISGSIPKCLNSLTNLALRGSSSLTISHYYNVSSSGLAFLYDDEASLIWKGIMSKYKSTLGLVKSIHLSSNRLTGEIPSEITDLVGLVFLNLSRNNLTGQITPKIGKLQSLDLLDLSNNQIHGTIPTSLFGISGLGKLDLSNNHLSGKIPMGSQLQTYEPSVFAGNPLLCGIPLQTCFPEETTPAEQPVVKNQDEDNDGFITTGFYVSLGLGFVVGFWGVCGSLILTGHGDTHTSSS, from the coding sequence ATGGAGAATGACGGAATCAGGTGCTTGAAGAAACTCTTTCACACTTCCATTGTGGTTCTACTTTTTCTACAATGTTTCAACCCTTCCCTATCCTCTGGATTCTATAATGTTTCTTTCGGTTTCGGAGCAATTGGCCACCGGGTGGTGACGAGGTGCATAGAGAGTGAAGGGGAAGCACTCCTTTCTTTCAAACAAGGTCTGATTGATGACTACAATCTCCTCTCCTCCTGGGGAAGAGAAGAACACAAGCAAGATTGTTGCAAATGGCTTGGCATCCACTGCAGCAACCGAACCAACCATGTTGCTCAACTTGATCTTGGATGGAATCATATGAATGAAGTTTACTCACTTCAACAGAAAGAACAGCAGGAGTATCCCGAATATTACTTTCAAGGTAAAATGATGAGTCCTAAACTAATTGAGTTGAAGCATTTGAAATATTTGGACTTTTCTTCCGTTAACTTCACTGGGACCCAGCTTCCAGATTTCATTGGTTCTCTTTCCAATTTAAGACACCTCGGTCTCTGGGATGCTTCTTTTGGTGGTCGAATTCCAACTCAGATCGGAAACCTTACCCACTTGCAATATCTTGATCTCAGATCCAATCACTTTGCTAATATAGAAAACCTGAATTCATGGTTGCCTCGTCTTTCTTCTTTAATATATTTGGACCTGAGTTTCAACAATCTTAGTAATGTTCCTGACTGGTTGGAAATAGTTAGTAAGCTCCCTAAACTTACAAACTTGTCTCTGTCTTCTTGCAGTCTTCCATCTCCTCTAATTCATTCCAGTACTCTTTTTAACATAAATTCTTCTAAATCTCTTGCTCATGTTGATCTCAGTTACAACCAACTCACATCTTCTTCCATATTTCTTTGGTTGTCCAAATACAATGCCAGCCTTGTTCATCTTGATCTCAAATACAATAACTTTGCTAATGTAGAAAATCTGAATTCATGGCTGCCTCATCTTTCTGCTTTAACATATTTGGACCTGAGTTACAGCAATCTCAGTAATGTTCCTGACTGGATGGAAGCAGTTAATAAGCATCCTAAACTTACAAACTTGTCTCTGTCTAATTGTGGTCTTCCTTCTCCTCTAATTCATTCCAGTACTCTTTTTAACATAAATTCTTCTAAATCTCTTGCTCATGTTGATCTCAGTTACAACCAACTCACTTCTTCCATATTTCTTTGGTTGTCCAAATATAATTCCAGCCTTGTTCATCTTGACCTCTCTTACAACCAGTTAACTGGCTTATTTCCCGATGTCATTGGAAACATGAGCTCTCTTGCATATCTAGATCTCTCTTCTAACCAATTTGAAGGGGTGATTTCAGAAAGTCATTTCTCGGGTCTCTCCAGATTAAGATCTTTGTATCTGTCCTCTACCTCACTAACTTTAAACTTCCATTCTAAATGGGTTCCTCCCTTCCAATTGGATTATATAATCTTGGGGTCTTGCAAGATGGGTCCACATTTTCCAAATTGGCTTCAAACTCAGAAAAGTTATTGGAGCCTTGATATTTCTAATGCAGGAATTTCTGATATCCTTCCAAGTTGGTTTTGGGAAAGGCTGTCTCATGCTCGTGAAATTGGTTATGTAGATCTCTCCAACAACCAAATCAGAGGAACAATTCCAAACTCGCAAATCAATTTTGTATGTTTCTCTCGTCAACTAAATTTGAGTTGGAACCAATTGGAAGGTCAAGTCCCTCCTTTCCTATTGAAAGCCTCGTCATCCCTCTTTCTCTCCCACAATAAATTTTCAGGGttgttttctttcttgcttCCAGTTAACGCAAGTCATTTAAGATTGCTTGATCTCTCGAGCAACCATTTACATGGAGAACTTCCCGATTGCTGGACTCATTTCAAAAATCTTTTAATTCTTGATTTGAGTGACAACCGTTTTTTTGGGAGACTTCCTACCACAATGGGCTCTTTATTATCAATTCAAACATTGAACCTAAACAATAATGGATTTGTGGGAGAATTGCCTTCATCTTTGGAGAACTGTACAAGTCTCATGGTTTTTGATGTTGGAGAAAATAAATTATCAGGTTTGATACCTAAATGGTTAGGGGTTGGACTTCCAAATTTGACTATCCTTATCCTCCGTTCTAATCACTTCTATGGAAGCATTCCATCACAGTTGTGTAATATGGGAAGCATTCAAATTTTGGATTTCTCGATGAATAACATCTCCGGAAGTATACCCAAATGTCTCAACAGTTTGACTAATTTGGCTCTAAGAGGAAGTTCAAGTCTAACTATCAGTCATTACTATAATGTATCCTCGAGTGGTCTCGCTTTTCTGTATGACGACGAGGCATCCTTGATATGGAAAGGCATAATGTCCAAATACAAAAGTACTTTGGGGCTTGTAAAGAGTATTCATCTATCAAGTAACCGATTAACGGGGGAGATTCCTAGTGAAATCACTGATCTTGTGGGGTTAGTTTTTTTAAACCTGTCAAGAAACAACTTAACAGGTCAAATAACTCCAAAAATCGGGAAGTTGCAATCTTtagatttgcttgatttgtcAAACAACCAAATACATGGTACAATTCCAACAAGTCTTTTCGGAATATCTGGCCTTGGTAAGTTGGACTTGTCCAACAACCACCTGTCTGGAAAAATTCCCATGGGGTCTCAGCTTCAAACCTATGAGCCCTCTGTTTTTGCGGGAAATCCTCTCCTTTGTGGAATTCCACTTCAGACGTGTTTTCCTGAGGAAACAACGCCGGCAGAGCAACCAGTGGTTAAGAATCAAGATGAAGATAATGACGGGTTTATAACAACTGGATTTTACGTGAGTTTGGGGCTTGGATTTGTCGTTGGATTCTGGGGAGTTTGTGGGAGTTTGATATTGACAGGTCATGGAGATACACATACTTCAAGCTCTTGA